In Hoplias malabaricus isolate fHopMal1 chromosome 6, fHopMal1.hap1, whole genome shotgun sequence, a single window of DNA contains:
- the clec3bb gene encoding tetranectin, giving the protein MNLLKEKQALQTVCLRGKKIHGKCFLAETRLKSYHTASEDCISQGGTLSAPLSGLENEQLAQYVRESLGDEARVWLGINDMLTEGAWSDMTGAAASFMNWEGSGSSLQPDGGAAENCAELSVSSGGKWSDENCRKERASVCEFKIV; this is encoded by the exons ATGAACCTGCTGAAGGAAAAGCAAGCTCTACAGACAG TGTGTCTGAGAGGAAAGAAAATCCACGGTAAGTGTTTCCTGGCCGAGACGCGGCTGAAGAGTTACCACACGGCGAGTGAGGACTGCATCTCGCAGGGTGGGACTTTGAGTGCTCCCCTCAGTGGCCTGGAGAACGAGCAACTCGCCCAGTACGTGCGGGAGAGTCTGGGGGACGAGGCGCGGGTGTGGCTGGGGATAAACGACATGCTGACCGAAGGCGCGTGGTCAGACATGACCGGTGCCGCCGCGTCCTTCATGAACTGGGAGGGTTCTGGCTCCTCCCTGCAGCCTGATGGCGGAGCCGCGGAGAACTGCGCCGAGCTCTCCGTCTCCTCCGGCGGGAAGTGGTCGGACGAGAACTGCCGCAAGGAGAGAGCGTCCGTCTGCGAGTTCAAAATCGTCTGA
- the cdcp1b gene encoding CUB domain-containing protein 1, whose product MKKMDVLLLGVLLLLTPQTSEFLQLTVEPGTFSTVTLSTSLSLDLCGICNEIGEDCDTSLKIKPSQSVTVQFNCSEPQKDISVLVESTVECTNTACTPKEGSVPASLQSGFNRRFVWGLKTPPETAVVVNFPGDGLNMVDEGENCADDYSYTVETSGSSSVPQTQTFCRNGSVAHLELRNQATVSLLVPEQKDLAPSLFTLMPKALQKKGRTLSVVPDPNTRVIISRKKEGPECTVCVGEGTSRTCGLIQTLSQSQNMTVEFSCLKPQDIFTVEVNMDLDCSMNCNYDTIHPENTYFLDFNRSFTWDLKVGTSESFQLDFPQPGMRQIPSTDSCPDKHTYNIFMYPRTGTVGVGTFCRNGPINRIQALYKGRITLDVPKDTTLTLSDFKYSKTSGSVSAIVDAALPRGQSHTDFFSASGMPGENEMKWNFGVQPLHNFTISVLDYKKPQCQSKDVKVTYQQDNKAPIEKAPTDEQPSNFQGNFSMSLTNCNAVRKTGAPGLFLHYRVSVFRSGIPYLCTVDLQNVQGLSLQIENMNPTSFCELRMDSVVQDKITVPSGSKAELSFLDCSSDELLLTVIKIIECQNLSSCSESGNLLTVPALDSCLLMPLRKVKWDLRVPEQGSVELSSPQGNLHQSVEGQECEGPISMIVSETGGPSIGRFCSLTNQGAIQKVQIFSNVTITVSAMSNNDLSKEKGPFFNVSFGSEISETMIYTMSVSNSVQFGTPNWPGAMKSDSTVSWIITIPEDSSAELLLLNLSQPRCHQSHTMVAIQKLDSKEWKSFREDDQFESKYSIPSSFYLNMSNCEPERGAFAALTKVSLEKKSRKLLSIILAVVGALLVIMIIILAVVCVVVRKKKRQINRSSIFLPKGPVSLPGDASFFKPRGEPDSPVYASIDDTMVYGHLLKEDGQTDRAPGNFNGHQVSTYRTFTGPMETAPKDTGYEPGQGTENAYHPFLAQSETFMPSRPLGPTGSVGYEDRRMVDNELYTFKTPGEPNPIRLSVEEPLPPPDPETSSWSEYDEAEPQYDMPM is encoded by the exons ATGAAGAAAATGGATGTGCTGCTTTTAGGAGTGCTACTGCTGTTGACTCCTCAAACTTCAG AATTTCTGCAGCTTACTGTTGAGCCGGGCACGTTTTCTACGGTGACCTTGTCCACCTCCCtgtccctggacctgtgtggTATATGTAATGAGATTGGTGAAGACTGTGATACTTCTCTGAAGATTAAGCCCAGTCAAagtgtcactgtccaatttaaCTGCTCAGAACCACAAAAGGACATCTCTGTCCTGGTCGAGAGCACAGTTG AATGTACCAATACAGCTTGCACTCCTAAAGAAGGCAGTGTACCAGCCTCGTTGCAGTCAGGATTCAACAGACGGTTTGTTTGGGGTCTAAAGACTCCTCCCGAAACAGCTGTGGTTGTGAACTTTCCTGGAGATGGTCTGAACATGGTGGATGAAGGAGAGAACTGTGCAGATGACTACAGTTATACTGTGGAGACAAGTGGATCTAGCTCTGTCCCCCAAACTCAGACATTCTGCAGAAATGGTTCTGTGGCACATTTAGAACTACGTAACCAGGCCACAGTCTCTCTACTGGTCCCAGAGCAAAAGGATCTGGCCCCAAGTCTCTTCACATTGATGCCAAAAGCCCTTCAGAAAA agGGTCGAACATTGTCAGTGGTCCCTGACCCTAACACTAGGGTGATTATcagcagaaagaaagaaggtcctgaatgcactgtgtgtgtgggtgagggtACCTCTCGGACTTGTGGTTTAATACAGACCCTCAGTCAATCTCAGAATATGACAGTGGAGTTCAGCTGCCTCAAGCCTCAGGATATCTTTACTGTTGAGGTCAACATGGACCTTG ATTGTTCCATGAACTGCAATTATGATACCATACATCCAGAGAACACATACTTCCTGGACTTCAACAGATCCTTTACTTGGGACCTGAAAGTGGGAACTTCAGAGTCTTTCCAGCTAGACTTCCCACAACCAGGAATGAGACAGATTCCATCAACAGATTCCTGCCCTGACAAACACACCTACAATATTTTCATGTACCCGCGAACAGGAACTGTGGGCGTGGGCACATTCTGTCGAAATGGCCCCATCAATCGCATACAAGCACTTTATAAAGGCCGCATTACTCTGGATGTTCCCAAAGACACAACCTTGACCTTATCTGACTTCAAATATTCAAAGACTAGTG GTTCTGTGTCAGCTATAGTGGATGCAGCTTTGCCACGAGGACAATCACACACAGACTTCTTCAGTGCCAGCGGCATGCCTGGCGAGAATGAGATGAAGTGGAATTTCGGTGTACAACCCTTGCATAACTTCACCATTTCTGTCTTGGATTATAAAAAGCCACAGTGCCAAAGTAAAGATGTGAAAGTGACATACCAGCAGGACAACAAGGCTCCAATTGAAAAAGCCCCAACAGATGAGCAGCCAAGCAATTTTCAGGGAAACTTCAGTATGTCTTTGACTAATTGTAATGCTGTGCGGAAGACTGGTGCTCCTGGCCTCTTTCTCCACTATAGGGTGTCTGTGTTTAGGAGTGGAATTCCAT ATCTTTGTACAGTAGATCTCCAAAATGTTCAAGGACTGAGTCTCCAAATAGAGAACATGAATCCTACCTCattctgtgagctccgtatggATTCTGTGGTGCAAGACAAGATCACAGTTCCTTCAGGCTCTAAAGCCGAATTATCCTTCCTTGACTGCTCTAGTGATGAACTTCTCCTCACCGTCATCAAGATCATAG AGTGCCAGAATTTGTCTTCATGTTCAGAAAGTGGAAATCTCCTCACCGTCCCTGCTCTGGACTCCTGTTTGCTAATGCCTCTTCGCAAGGTCAAGTGGGACCTGCGTGTTCCTGAGCAgggttcagtggagctgagctCACCACAGGGCAATTTGCACCAATCTGTGGAAGGGCAAGAGTGTGAAGGTCCCATATCTATGATAGTCTCTGAAACTGGTGGTCCCAGTATTGGACGTTTTTGCTCTCTGACCAATCAAGGCGCAATCCAGAAGGTCCAGATCTTCTCTAATGTCACCATCACTGTGAGTGCAATGAGTAATAATGATCTGAGCAAAGAGAAAGGTCCATTCTTCAATGTCTCCTTTGGTTCTGAGATCTCAG aGACTATGATCTATACAATGTCTGTTTCAAACTCTGTTCAATTTGGGACTCCCAATTGGCCTGGAGCAATGAAGTCAGACTCCACTGTATCATGGATCATAACCATTCCTGAGGACTCCAGTGCTGAATTACTCTTACTGAATCTCTCCCAGCCTCGTTGTCATCAGAGCCACACTATGGTGGCCATCCAGAAATTGGACTCAAAGGAGTGGAAGAGCTTCAGGGAGGATGACCAGTTTGAAAGCAAATACAGCATTCCAAGTAGTTTCTACCTCAACATGTCCAACTGCGAACCTGAACGTGGCGCATTCGCTGCCCTCACCAAAGTCTCCCTGGAAAAGAAAAGCC GGAAACTGCTGAGCATAATTTTGGCTGTAGTTGGAGCACTGCTGGTAATCATGATCATCATTCTTGCTGTAGTTTGCGTGGTAGTACG GAAAAAGAAGAGGCAAATCAACAGGTCCTCTATTTTTCTTCCCAAGGGGCCCGTCTCTCTCCCTGGCGATGCTAGCTTCTTTAAACCCAGAGGGGAACCTGATTCCCCTGTATATGCCTCTATTGATGACACCATGGTCTATGGCCATCTTTTAAAAGAGGATgggcaaacagacagagcacCTGGCAATTTCAATGGCCATCAGGTGAGCACATACCGCACCTTTACTGGTCCCATGGAGACAGCGCCCAAAGACACTGGATATGAGCCAGGGCAAGGAACTGAGAATGCTTACCATCCTTTCCTGGCCCAATCTGAGACCTTCATGCCCTCTAGACCATTGGGCCCTACAGGCAGCGTTGGCTATGAGGACCGCAGGATGGTGGATAACGAACTGTACACATTTAAGACCCCTGGAGAGCCAAACCCTATTCGCTTGTCTGTTGAGGAACCATTGCCTCCGCCAGACCCCGAGACCAGCTCTTGGTCTGAATATGATGAGGCTGAACCACAGTATGACATGCCCATGTAG